A single window of Cellulomonas sp. NTE-D12 DNA harbors:
- a CDS encoding SDR family oxidoreductase — translation MSDTHLPVAVITGASSGIGAATARALAAEGYRVALLARRVDRITALADEIGNGSIAIEADVTDRDSLVSAADRIRTELGRVDVLVNNAGTMLLGPFGSDQREDYRNMVEVNLLGAITATEVFLDQLKADGGGDLVNISSVAGRTARAGNGVYAATKWGINGWSESLRQELLPDVRVTLIEPGAVATELPNHITHAATKQGVTQAYSQVEVTAEDIAEVIEFVVSRPKRLAIHEVLLRPAGQQLEQCSGRSARPPGRNSGRSRTG, via the coding sequence ATGAGTGACACGCACCTCCCCGTCGCCGTCATCACGGGCGCATCGTCCGGCATCGGCGCCGCCACCGCTCGCGCCCTCGCCGCGGAGGGATACCGCGTCGCGCTGCTCGCCCGCCGGGTCGACCGAATCACCGCGTTGGCCGACGAGATCGGCAACGGGTCGATCGCGATCGAGGCCGACGTCACCGACCGTGACAGCCTCGTCTCCGCCGCCGACCGCATCCGGACCGAGCTGGGCCGCGTCGACGTCCTCGTCAACAACGCCGGCACGATGCTGCTCGGCCCGTTCGGCTCCGACCAGCGCGAGGACTACCGCAACATGGTCGAGGTGAACCTCCTCGGCGCGATCACCGCCACCGAGGTGTTCCTCGACCAGCTCAAGGCCGACGGCGGTGGCGACCTCGTCAACATCTCGTCCGTCGCCGGCCGCACCGCCCGCGCCGGCAACGGCGTCTACGCCGCCACCAAATGGGGCATCAACGGTTGGTCCGAGTCGCTGCGGCAGGAGCTGCTGCCCGACGTCCGCGTCACGTTGATCGAGCCCGGCGCCGTGGCCACCGAGCTGCCGAACCACATCACGCACGCCGCCACCAAGCAGGGCGTCACACAGGCCTACAGCCAGGTCGAGGTCACCGCAGAGGACATCGCGGAGGTCATCGAGTTCGTCGTCAGCCGCCCCAAGCGACTCGCGATCCACGAAGTACTGCTCCGCCCCGCAGGCCAGCAGCTCGAGCAATGCTCTGGCCGCAGCGCTAGGCCGCCTGGACGGAATTCGGGGCGGAGTCGCACCGGGTGA
- the mscL gene encoding large conductance mechanosensitive channel protein MscL, which translates to MKGFKDFIMRGNLVELAVAFIIGAAFGAVVTAFTKVIIELLAKAGGAPNFDAWKPGGLVSVGPFLTALVAFLILAFVVYFFIVKPYEAAKRRFSRSVEVDAAPDENTVLLREIRDALVRNDEGSPRH; encoded by the coding sequence ATGAAGGGCTTCAAGGACTTCATCATGCGGGGCAACCTCGTTGAGCTGGCCGTCGCGTTCATCATCGGTGCCGCGTTCGGTGCGGTCGTCACGGCGTTCACCAAGGTGATCATCGAGCTGCTCGCCAAGGCGGGCGGGGCGCCGAACTTCGATGCATGGAAGCCGGGTGGCCTGGTGTCGGTCGGCCCGTTCCTGACGGCTCTCGTGGCGTTCCTGATCCTCGCGTTCGTCGTCTACTTCTTCATCGTCAAGCCCTACGAGGCGGCGAAGCGCCGCTTCTCGCGCAGCGTCGAGGTCGACGCGGCGCCGGACGAGAACACGGTGCTGCTGCGCGAGATCCGCGACGCCCTGGTCCGGAACGACGAAGGCTCCCCGCGGCACTAG
- a CDS encoding YciI family protein has protein sequence MSHYLLIYRADPAAMASMPQPTPEQMQEMTAAWLGWRDRVGSAMVDFGDPTAPVSPGADPTVGGYSIVEADSHDAALALLAGHPHTAMGGTVDVYEVTPFAM, from the coding sequence ATGTCGCACTACTTGCTCATCTACCGGGCGGACCCGGCGGCGATGGCGTCGATGCCGCAGCCGACACCGGAGCAGATGCAGGAGATGACGGCCGCCTGGCTGGGCTGGCGGGACCGCGTCGGGTCGGCCATGGTCGACTTCGGCGACCCGACGGCGCCGGTCAGCCCGGGCGCGGACCCGACGGTCGGTGGCTACTCGATCGTGGAGGCCGACAGCCACGACGCCGCACTGGCCCTCCTCGCCGGGCACCCGCACACCGCCATGGGCGGCACGGTCGACGTGTACGAGGTCACCCCCTTCGCGATGTGA
- a CDS encoding helix-turn-helix domain-containing protein: MERLETLSPEQVAEAIGASSWWVREQARRGRIPHLRLGRGRIRFLPEHVDALVRRATVLEHEVEPEPVDLTALRATERSVRAHLRPRRAEGQPLF, encoded by the coding sequence ATGGAGAGGCTGGAGACCCTGAGTCCCGAACAGGTCGCCGAGGCGATCGGGGCGTCGTCGTGGTGGGTGCGTGAGCAGGCGCGTCGCGGGCGCATCCCGCACCTACGCCTGGGCCGCGGGCGCATCAGGTTCCTCCCGGAGCACGTCGACGCCCTCGTCCGGCGCGCCACGGTCCTGGAGCACGAGGTGGAACCGGAGCCCGTTGACCTGACTGCGCTCCGGGCGACGGAGCGCTCGGTGCGAGCGCACCTCAGGCCGCGACGCGCCGAGGGCCAGCCGTTGTTCTGA
- a CDS encoding pyridoxamine 5'-phosphate oxidase family protein has translation MGNVHDRIDERLRAFIAHQHVFFVATAPTGQDGRVNLSPKGIDGSFVVLDDHTVAWVDLTASGAETIAHLRDNGRITVMFCAFDGPPNIVRLHGHGRFVTLYDDGFAELVSRFPETRGARAVVVVDVERVSDSCGYGVPLMDYVGERHLLPEYMERKGAEGQAAYRRQKNRTSIDGLPAFDMDPEPSPTPL, from the coding sequence ATGGGCAACGTCCACGACCGCATCGACGAGCGCCTGCGCGCGTTCATCGCACACCAGCACGTGTTCTTCGTCGCGACGGCGCCGACTGGACAGGACGGACGAGTGAACCTGTCGCCGAAGGGGATCGACGGGTCGTTCGTGGTGCTCGACGACCACACGGTCGCATGGGTCGACCTGACGGCGAGCGGTGCCGAGACCATCGCGCACCTGCGTGACAACGGCCGGATCACGGTCATGTTCTGCGCCTTCGACGGACCGCCCAACATCGTCCGGCTGCACGGCCACGGCCGGTTCGTGACCCTCTACGACGACGGGTTCGCGGAGCTGGTCAGCCGGTTCCCCGAGACGCGCGGGGCTCGCGCCGTCGTGGTCGTCGACGTCGAACGGGTCTCCGACTCGTGCGGCTACGGCGTACCGCTCATGGACTACGTCGGCGAGCGGCACCTGCTGCCCGAGTACATGGAGCGGAAGGGCGCCGAGGGCCAGGCGGCCTACCGGCGGCAGAAGAACCGGACGAGCATCGACGGACTGCCTGCCTTCGACATGGATCCGGAACCGTCGCCTACGCCGCTCTGA
- a CDS encoding VanZ family protein: protein MARPARSHRPTFTSVQQAGTVVVYAVLALYAVFALRLLLFSRPPVSERSVNLVPFATISHYLTDGSSGVRRFALGNVRGNVLLFVLLGAYVSVLTRWTVARAMVVVASASGAVELLQGVFALGASDIDDVMLNGLGGLVGIALVVLLRRVLPDQERLRAVVAALSLLALPVLLVLLFVIRMRL from the coding sequence GTGGCGAGACCGGCCCGGTCCCACCGACCGACCTTCACGAGCGTCCAGCAAGCAGGGACCGTCGTCGTCTACGCGGTGCTCGCGCTCTATGCCGTGTTCGCGCTGAGGCTTCTGCTCTTCTCTCGGCCGCCTGTTTCGGAACGGTCGGTCAACCTCGTCCCGTTCGCGACCATCTCCCACTACCTGACGGACGGGTCGTCGGGCGTCCGCAGGTTCGCGTTGGGCAACGTCCGCGGCAACGTCCTTCTGTTCGTCCTGCTCGGTGCGTACGTGTCCGTGCTGACCAGGTGGACGGTGGCAAGGGCCATGGTCGTCGTCGCCTCGGCGAGCGGTGCGGTGGAGCTCCTTCAGGGGGTGTTCGCCCTCGGGGCGTCGGACATCGACGACGTCATGCTCAACGGCCTCGGGGGGCTCGTCGGCATCGCGCTGGTGGTCCTGCTCCGAAGAGTTCTGCCGGACCAAGAGCGACTGCGAGCAGTCGTCGCGGCGTTGTCGCTGCTCGCGCTGCCGGTGCTCCTCGTCCTGTTGTTCGTGATCAGGATGCGACTGTGA
- a CDS encoding TetR/AcrR family transcriptional regulator has product MPRADARRNLDALLEAAKQEFTTHGVDVPVRAIAARAGVGTATLYRHFPLRSDLIAAVFRREIDDVTAMAARLGEQHEPGEALELWARRYTRFVATKHGLGAALHSGDPAYSRLREYFESNAAPALQRLLNSAAEAGVIRDDVDPLELISAIANLSLPAPGGGTERADRMVGLLLDGLRYGARATSG; this is encoded by the coding sequence ATGCCCCGAGCGGACGCCCGACGCAACCTCGACGCCCTGCTGGAGGCGGCGAAGCAGGAGTTCACCACCCACGGCGTCGACGTGCCGGTGCGCGCCATCGCCGCTCGTGCCGGGGTCGGCACCGCCACGCTGTACCGCCACTTCCCGCTGCGCTCGGACCTGATCGCCGCGGTCTTCCGGCGGGAGATCGACGACGTCACGGCGATGGCCGCCCGGCTGGGCGAGCAGCACGAGCCCGGCGAGGCGCTCGAGCTCTGGGCCCGGCGCTACACGCGGTTCGTCGCCACCAAGCACGGCCTCGGCGCGGCGCTGCACTCCGGCGACCCCGCGTACAGCCGCCTGCGTGAGTACTTCGAGTCGAATGCCGCGCCGGCCCTGCAGCGCCTGCTGAACAGCGCGGCCGAGGCGGGGGTGATCCGCGACGACGTCGACCCGCTGGAGCTGATCAGCGCGATCGCGAACCTGTCGCTGCCGGCACCGGGTGGAGGCACCGAGCGAGCCGACCGGATGGTCGGGCTGCTGCTGGACGGTCTGCGCTACGGGGCCCGGGCCACCTCCGGCTAG
- a CDS encoding aldo/keto reductase: MQYRTLGRTGIKVSPYALGAMMLGSLGNPDRAEAIRIVHRALDAGINFVDTADRYGDSEEVVGEALKGRRDDVVLATKFWGPVDDDLNHRGASRRWILQAVERSLRRLQTDHIDLYQLHRPDPDTDIDETLSALTDLVRQGKVRAIGSSSMRGSEIVEAQWTSERRGFERFRTEQPNYSILDREIEREILPVTQRYGMGTLVYSPLAGGMLTGRYRAGQENDSFRSTRTGMRHFRDERRLAAVEQLVALSEETGIKLTHLAMAFVIAHPGVTSAIAGPRTMEQLEDTLAGVDVALSDEILDRIDAIVPPGESVGTMDMVYRGPEVGDSSLRRRGPQGRSAA; the protein is encoded by the coding sequence ATGCAGTACCGCACGCTCGGCCGCACCGGCATCAAGGTCAGCCCCTACGCGCTCGGCGCGATGATGCTCGGATCGCTCGGCAACCCCGACCGCGCCGAGGCGATCCGCATCGTCCACCGCGCGCTCGACGCCGGGATCAACTTCGTGGACACCGCCGACCGCTACGGCGACTCCGAGGAGGTGGTGGGGGAGGCGCTCAAGGGCCGACGCGACGACGTGGTGCTCGCGACCAAGTTCTGGGGCCCCGTCGACGACGACCTGAACCACCGCGGCGCCTCCCGCCGCTGGATCCTGCAGGCCGTCGAGCGCTCGCTGCGCCGACTCCAGACCGACCACATCGACCTGTACCAGCTGCACCGCCCCGACCCGGACACGGACATCGACGAGACGCTCTCGGCCCTCACCGACCTGGTGCGGCAGGGCAAGGTGCGCGCCATCGGGTCCTCGTCGATGCGCGGCTCGGAGATCGTCGAGGCGCAGTGGACCTCGGAACGACGCGGCTTCGAGCGGTTCCGCACCGAGCAGCCCAACTACTCGATCCTCGACCGCGAGATCGAGCGGGAGATCCTGCCGGTCACCCAGCGCTACGGCATGGGCACGCTGGTCTACAGCCCGCTCGCCGGCGGCATGCTGACGGGCCGGTACCGGGCCGGCCAGGAGAACGACAGCTTCCGCTCGACGCGCACCGGGATGCGGCACTTCCGCGACGAGCGTCGGCTGGCCGCCGTCGAGCAGCTGGTCGCGCTCTCCGAGGAGACGGGGATCAAGCTCACGCATCTCGCGATGGCGTTCGTCATCGCGCACCCGGGTGTGACGTCCGCCATCGCCGGTCCGCGCACCATGGAGCAGCTCGAGGACACCCTCGCCGGGGTCGACGTCGCCCTGAGCGACGAGATCCTCGACCGCATCGACGCGATCGTGCCGCCGGGGGAGAGCGTCGGGACGATGGACATGGTCTACCGCGGGCCGGAGGTGGGAGACAGCTCCCTGCGCCGGCGTGGTCCTCAGGGCCGATCGGCGGCGTAG
- a CDS encoding FAD-dependent oxidoreductase has translation MPTAARSAMPHVVVVGGGGTGGAVAHDLALRGLRVTVLERGEVTSGTTGRHHGLLHSGARYAVADATSAVECIAENRILRRIAPGSFEENDGLFVALTDEDLAYLPGFVEACRACDIPAEVLDRTEALRREPGLGPEVRAAVQVPDGTMDAMRLPLRFFATAQSNGAVIRTFTEVVGLRRQDGAVTGVAYRDDVTGEEGLLAADVVVNAAGPWAQRIAEMAGVDVPIRCSPGVLVAVRGRWCDMVVNRLHRSGDGDIVLPQRGLSVIGTSSWVVDDPDELHLPEDHIRTMVREGSRLVPAVAHAEIRAAWSAVRPLIGDGGSTTGRELSRTFKCFDHAERDGVEGFVTISGGKATTLRAMAEATADVVCRRLGVEAPCRTREQVLLPHTAYYTSHESMRSTTQEAPAATGPRRSGAAATRTATPGAVARTATTSRTATTGGTATTSTSGTTATSSRVLRVSRWKPGWPAPAQLEYVVPVEPRTTVLDALRSIRWHGDASLTVRHSCCHSSCGTCGVRVNGAEVLACVTALADLPAGPVAVEPMANAPVLSDLVVDMTRLYDGLERSGRPLVRQVQPTGRGRRAKVHTSGTGPASVRLEDCVECGLCVSACPITGTDQAYLGPAVLGAAARVVAEPRGQDVRSVLTWVDDHDGCWRCHLSFACSEVCPTGADPAAGIMALRGALTREHLRWRSDGHRSADRPADEERTAAR, from the coding sequence GTGCCCACAGCTGCCCGGTCAGCCATGCCGCACGTCGTCGTGGTGGGTGGTGGTGGGACCGGCGGTGCCGTCGCGCACGACCTGGCGCTGCGCGGGCTGCGCGTCACGGTGCTCGAGCGCGGAGAGGTGACGTCCGGGACGACCGGCCGGCACCACGGGTTGCTGCACAGCGGTGCCCGGTACGCGGTGGCGGACGCGACGTCCGCCGTCGAGTGCATCGCCGAGAACCGGATCCTCCGGCGGATCGCACCCGGGTCTTTCGAGGAGAACGACGGCCTGTTCGTCGCGCTGACCGACGAGGACCTCGCGTACCTGCCGGGGTTCGTCGAGGCGTGCCGTGCCTGCGACATCCCGGCGGAGGTGCTCGACAGGACCGAGGCGCTGCGTCGCGAGCCCGGCCTGGGCCCGGAGGTCAGGGCCGCCGTGCAGGTACCGGACGGCACGATGGACGCGATGCGGCTGCCGCTGCGCTTCTTCGCGACGGCACAGTCGAACGGCGCCGTGATCAGGACCTTCACCGAGGTGGTCGGGCTGCGGCGGCAGGACGGCGCCGTCACCGGTGTCGCGTACCGCGACGACGTGACGGGCGAGGAGGGGCTGCTGGCCGCCGACGTGGTGGTGAACGCCGCTGGGCCCTGGGCACAGCGCATCGCCGAGATGGCCGGTGTCGACGTCCCGATCCGGTGCTCGCCCGGCGTCCTGGTCGCCGTCCGCGGCCGGTGGTGCGACATGGTGGTGAACCGCCTGCACCGGTCCGGCGACGGCGACATCGTGCTCCCGCAGCGCGGCCTGAGCGTGATCGGCACCAGCTCGTGGGTGGTGGACGACCCGGACGAGCTGCACCTCCCCGAGGACCACATCCGCACGATGGTCAGGGAGGGTTCGAGGCTGGTGCCGGCGGTGGCGCACGCCGAGATCCGGGCGGCCTGGTCCGCGGTGCGGCCGCTGATCGGTGACGGCGGCAGCACGACCGGACGGGAGCTCTCCCGCACGTTCAAGTGCTTCGACCACGCGGAGCGGGACGGCGTCGAGGGGTTCGTCACCATCTCCGGCGGCAAGGCGACCACGCTGCGGGCGATGGCGGAGGCGACGGCCGACGTCGTCTGCCGGCGGCTGGGCGTCGAGGCGCCGTGCCGTACCCGCGAGCAGGTGCTGCTGCCGCACACCGCGTACTACACGTCGCACGAGTCGATGCGCTCGACGACGCAAGAGGCGCCCGCGGCGACCGGCCCCCGGCGCTCCGGTGCCGCGGCGACGCGCACGGCCACGCCTGGAGCGGTGGCCCGCACCGCCACGACGAGCCGGACCGCCACGACCGGCGGCACGGCCACGACCAGCACGAGCGGCACGACGGCCACGTCGAGCCGCGTGCTGCGCGTCTCCCGCTGGAAGCCCGGCTGGCCGGCCCCGGCTCAGCTCGAGTACGTCGTCCCCGTCGAGCCGCGCACCACTGTGCTCGACGCGCTGCGCAGCATCAGGTGGCACGGCGACGCGTCGCTGACCGTGCGGCACTCCTGCTGCCACTCGTCGTGCGGCACCTGCGGCGTGCGGGTCAACGGGGCGGAGGTGCTCGCCTGCGTCACCGCGCTGGCGGACCTGCCGGCGGGCCCGGTGGCGGTCGAGCCGATGGCCAACGCGCCGGTGCTCAGCGACCTGGTGGTCGACATGACCCGGCTGTACGACGGGCTCGAGCGGTCGGGGCGTCCGCTGGTGCGGCAGGTCCAACCGACGGGCCGCGGGCGCAGGGCGAAGGTCCACACGTCCGGGACGGGCCCGGCGTCGGTGCGGCTGGAGGACTGCGTCGAGTGCGGGCTGTGCGTCTCTGCCTGCCCGATCACCGGGACCGACCAGGCGTATCTCGGCCCCGCGGTGCTCGGCGCGGCCGCGCGGGTGGTCGCCGAGCCGCGCGGTCAGGACGTGCGGTCGGTGCTCACGTGGGTGGACGACCACGACGGCTGCTGGCGGTGCCACCTCAGCTTCGCGTGCAGCGAGGTCTGCCCCACGGGGGCGGACCCGGCGGCCGGGATCATGGCGCTGCGCGGCGCCCTCACGCGGGAGCACCTGAGGTGGCGGTCCGACGGGCACCGCAGTGCGGACCGGCCGGCCGACGAGGAGAGGACGGCGGCGCGATGA
- a CDS encoding sigma-70 family RNA polymerase sigma factor, whose translation MTRLEPVEEAITRAHREEWARVVATLTRRLGDLGAAEDAAADAFATAVERWPRDGVPPNPGGWLTTTATRKAIDRLRRELRRDEKHQEAALLHDDDPPQDRGAVEDDRLRLVFTCCHPALSPEARVALTLRMVGGLTMPQIARAFLVPEATMGQRLTRAKAKIRAAHVPYRVPTAQDLPARLDAVLTVLFLVFNEGYLATGGDTEPVRADLTAEAIRLTRLVRELLPDDTGEVTGLLALMLLTEARRPARVSSTGELVTLGEQDRSRWDTELVDEGHHLVRERLAAVAAGGPPPGRYQLLAAINAVHTAARDARDTDWSQVVTLYDRLLRVDPSPLVALDRAIAVAELDGPEVALALVDRLPLAGHHAFHVTRAELLRRLGRRAEALEAYDRALALTANTAETAYLTRRSSQLD comes from the coding sequence GTGACGCGGCTCGAACCCGTCGAGGAGGCGATCACCCGGGCCCACCGTGAGGAGTGGGCCCGGGTGGTCGCCACCCTCACCCGACGCCTCGGCGACCTGGGTGCCGCCGAGGACGCCGCCGCCGATGCGTTCGCGACCGCCGTCGAGCGCTGGCCGCGCGACGGTGTCCCGCCCAACCCCGGCGGCTGGCTGACCACCACAGCGACCCGCAAGGCGATCGACCGCCTACGTCGGGAGCTGCGCCGTGACGAGAAGCACCAGGAGGCCGCGTTGCTGCACGACGACGACCCTCCGCAGGACCGCGGCGCCGTGGAGGACGACCGGCTGCGCCTGGTGTTCACGTGCTGCCACCCGGCGCTGTCGCCGGAGGCGCGGGTCGCGCTGACGCTGCGGATGGTCGGTGGCCTGACGATGCCGCAGATCGCGCGGGCGTTCCTGGTCCCCGAGGCGACCATGGGTCAGCGGCTGACCAGGGCGAAGGCGAAGATCCGGGCCGCGCACGTGCCGTACCGGGTGCCGACGGCGCAGGACCTGCCAGCACGGCTGGACGCGGTGCTGACGGTGCTGTTCCTCGTCTTCAACGAGGGCTACCTCGCCACCGGGGGCGACACCGAGCCCGTCCGCGCCGACCTGACCGCCGAGGCGATCCGGCTGACCCGCCTGGTGCGCGAGCTGCTGCCGGACGACACCGGCGAGGTGACCGGGCTGCTCGCGCTGATGCTGCTGACCGAGGCGCGCCGGCCGGCCCGCGTGTCGTCGACCGGTGAGCTGGTGACGCTCGGCGAGCAGGACCGCAGCCGCTGGGACACCGAGCTGGTCGACGAGGGGCACCACCTGGTGCGGGAACGCCTCGCGGCCGTGGCCGCCGGTGGTCCGCCGCCCGGCCGCTATCAGCTGCTGGCGGCGATCAACGCCGTGCACACGGCGGCCCGCGATGCGCGGGACACCGACTGGTCGCAGGTGGTGACGCTGTACGACCGGCTGCTGCGCGTCGACCCGTCACCGCTGGTGGCGCTCGACCGCGCGATCGCCGTCGCGGAGCTGGACGGCCCCGAGGTCGCGCTCGCCCTGGTCGACCGGCTGCCGCTGGCCGGCCACCACGCGTTCCACGTGACGCGCGCGGAGCTGCTGCGCCGGCTGGGCCGGCGTGCCGAGGCGCTGGAGGCCTACGACCGCGCCCTGGCCCTCACCGCAAACACCGCCGAGACGGCCTACCTGACCCGCCGGAGCAGCCAGCTCGACTGA
- a CDS encoding YciI family protein, whose product MPKYLLSVYGPAERNQFGDYPDKESMLQAFADTGAFNDKLVADGYFVFADGLEQATTATVVDGRGEHPVITDGPYLEAKEHLGGFWIIEAPDLDVALRLAAEGSKACRGKVEVRPFQTEESFKALLEP is encoded by the coding sequence ATGCCCAAGTACCTGCTGTCCGTCTACGGTCCCGCCGAGCGCAACCAGTTCGGCGACTACCCCGACAAGGAGTCGATGCTCCAGGCGTTCGCGGACACCGGAGCGTTCAACGACAAGCTGGTCGCCGACGGCTACTTCGTGTTCGCCGACGGCCTGGAGCAGGCGACGACGGCGACGGTCGTCGACGGCCGCGGCGAGCACCCGGTGATCACCGACGGGCCGTACCTGGAGGCCAAGGAGCACCTCGGCGGGTTCTGGATCATCGAGGCGCCGGACCTCGACGTGGCGCTGCGCCTCGCGGCGGAGGGCTCCAAGGCGTGCCGCGGCAAGGTGGAGGTGCGGCCGTTCCAGACGGAGGAGTCGTTCAAGGCGCTGCTCGAGCCGTGA
- a CDS encoding oxygenase MpaB family protein, giving the protein MSPVVNPRAALAHALLTRVAGPEPDEARDRIHLTPGPRWFDPDSPIGRVHGDASMFVGGVGALLLQSLHPLVMTAVADHSGYRQDPWGRLQNTATFIAATTFGTSAAAERAIAIVKAVHKRVVGAMPDGTPYAAGDPHLLSWVHLGEAESFLLAHQHLGRRPLDRAGCDEYVAQTAVVARALGVVDPPVTYAGLRAQLADFRGELAATSAARDVATFLLHTPPLPRAARPGYALITSGALALLPPWARRELGVHAAPVLDPLRRAGGRAVTATIRWALDSAEPGRAPEAVDAAR; this is encoded by the coding sequence GTGAGCCCCGTCGTGAACCCGCGAGCCGCCCTGGCGCACGCCCTGCTCACGCGCGTCGCCGGACCGGAGCCGGACGAGGCGCGTGACCGCATCCACCTGACGCCGGGCCCGCGGTGGTTCGATCCGGACAGCCCCATCGGCCGGGTGCACGGGGACGCCTCGATGTTCGTCGGTGGCGTCGGCGCCCTGCTGCTGCAGTCGCTGCACCCGCTGGTGATGACGGCGGTCGCGGACCACTCCGGCTATCGCCAGGACCCGTGGGGACGGCTGCAGAACACCGCGACCTTCATCGCTGCGACGACGTTCGGCACCAGCGCCGCCGCGGAGCGCGCGATCGCGATCGTCAAGGCGGTGCACAAGCGCGTGGTCGGCGCCATGCCCGACGGCACGCCCTACGCCGCCGGCGACCCGCACCTGCTGTCCTGGGTGCACCTCGGCGAGGCGGAGAGCTTCCTGCTGGCCCACCAGCACCTCGGCCGGCGGCCGCTCGACCGGGCCGGCTGCGACGAGTACGTCGCGCAGACCGCGGTGGTGGCGCGGGCGCTGGGCGTCGTCGACCCGCCCGTGACGTACGCCGGCCTGCGCGCGCAGCTCGCCGACTTCCGCGGCGAGCTCGCCGCCACCTCGGCCGCTCGTGATGTCGCCACGTTCCTGCTGCACACCCCGCCGCTGCCGCGCGCCGCGCGTCCGGGCTACGCGCTGATCACGTCCGGCGCGCTGGCGCTGCTGCCGCCCTGGGCGCGGCGGGAGCTCGGCGTGCACGCCGCACCGGTGCTGGACCCGCTGCGCCGCGCCGGAGGCCGGGCCGTCACGGCGACCATCCGGTGGGCGTTGGACTCGGCGGAGCCGGGGCGGGCTCCCGAGGCGGTCGACGCCGCGCGGTAG
- a CDS encoding DMT family transporter, with the protein MTATRTTTGRALVVPAVLLAALAGAFVATQGRLNGDLATAGAGALLSAWLSYVGTLVTVVLVIVVQGRAGPTVRILRHQARWWWYAVGLCGVPIVVMFAVGIPVVGVAIASVCSVAGQTVAGLVLDARGVGIPAALRLTGRRLVAAVVAVAGLVVAVGSAPSSDLGRVMVLGALMFVSGAVLAGQQAGNGRVNLLTRDAVLPALTSSAGGTVGVSVLVAVVAAAGGLHGVAVPSRPGQWYLYLGGPLGAAITVLAAWSIRHLGTFALTLGVLAGQMVAAVGVDLIWGVGARGWTYLAVAMITAATVLVVLPQRALHRRPAAG; encoded by the coding sequence GTGACGGCGACCAGGACGACGACGGGCCGGGCGCTCGTCGTCCCCGCCGTGCTGCTGGCCGCGCTGGCCGGTGCCTTCGTCGCCACGCAGGGGCGGCTGAACGGCGACCTGGCCACGGCCGGTGCCGGGGCGCTGCTGTCCGCCTGGCTGTCCTACGTCGGCACGCTGGTCACCGTGGTCCTGGTGATCGTGGTCCAGGGACGGGCCGGGCCGACGGTGCGGATCCTGCGTCACCAGGCGCGCTGGTGGTGGTACGCCGTCGGGTTGTGCGGGGTGCCGATCGTCGTGATGTTCGCGGTGGGCATCCCGGTGGTCGGCGTGGCGATCGCGTCCGTGTGCTCGGTGGCCGGCCAGACCGTCGCCGGGCTGGTGCTGGACGCCCGCGGCGTCGGCATCCCCGCAGCCCTGCGCCTCACCGGACGGCGGCTGGTCGCCGCGGTGGTCGCGGTGGCGGGCCTCGTCGTCGCCGTCGGCTCGGCGCCGTCGTCGGACCTCGGCCGCGTGATGGTGCTCGGCGCGCTGATGTTCGTCTCCGGTGCGGTGCTCGCCGGTCAGCAGGCGGGCAACGGACGGGTGAACCTGCTGACGCGCGACGCCGTGCTGCCGGCGCTCACCTCGTCGGCGGGCGGCACGGTGGGTGTCAGCGTGCTGGTCGCCGTGGTCGCGGCAGCCGGTGGGCTGCACGGGGTCGCGGTGCCGAGCCGTCCGGGCCAGTGGTACCTGTACCTCGGTGGTCCGCTGGGCGCCGCCATCACGGTGCTGGCCGCATGGTCCATCCGGCACCTGGGCACGTTCGCCCTCACGCTGGGCGTGCTCGCCGGTCAGATGGTCGCGGCGGTGGGCGTCGACCTGATCTGGGGCGTGGGCGCTCGCGGGTGGACGTACCTGGCCGTTGCCATGATCACGGCGGCGACGGTGCTGGTGGTGCTCCCGCAGCGCGCCCTGCACCGCCGTCCGGCTGCCGGTTAG